The genome window AGTGAGCATCTTTTTATTCAAAGATACACTGCTCTCATTCCAAGAACACGCCGGCGATGTCTTCGATCCAATCCGTAAGCGCTTGATGAACCACGACTCACGCTTTCGTTCGAATCAAGCCGACTATCTCTGCTACGCACTGCTCGATTCGATCGTCGACCATCTGTTCCCGATTCAAGAAAGCTACACCAATGACCTTGAGGAGCTCGAAGATCGGATTTTAGAAGCGCCCACTGCGGAGTGCCAACAATCACTCTTTTCGATGAAGCACGACCTATCGCGGCAACGCCGTGCCCTATGGGCCTTGCGCGAAGTCATTGACGGACTGTATCGCACAGAGTCGCCACTGATTGGACACGATTTAAAACCGTTCTTACGCGATGTGCAGGATCACACAATTCAGTTGATTGACCTTATCTCCAATGCGCGTGACACGGCAGCCAGCTTGGGAGATCTCTACCAAACCTCGGTCAGCAATAAGATGAATGAAATCATGAAGGTGCTGACGTTGATGTCTAGTTTCTTCATTCCGATGACGTTTCTCGCAGGGGTTTACGGTATGAATTTCAAATACATCCCGGAGTTAGACTGGAAATATTCGTATGCGACCTTCTGGCTGATCTGCTTAATCAGTTGCACTAGTCTATTGATTTTCTTCCGGCGTAAGGGCTGGATCGGCCAGAGACGCTAAGCGCTATAGGCGTATCACTTGCTGCAGATCCTCACTCAGCGTCAGTGGAATAACTTGCATGCCGCCCTCATTCTCGACGGTGATCTCATAGTCACCCCAAAAGCCCCGTAAGCCCACGCGACCGTCCTCATCGGTCGTCAACTGAGAGTCCGTATTCCAGCGTTGCTTCATCAAGTAGAGCCAGACCTTACCACGTAAATTCGGAGCACCCTGCTCATCTAAAATGTGACGTTCCGCCGCTTTCTCAAAACCAGACGGCATCAGTGTCCAAGCATAGATTCCGTTCACCGAAGGGTGGCTAAAATACACCGTCATGACTCGTTCGGTCATGATGGCTTTGTTCAACTCCCCCTCGACATTCGAACCGATCTCAAACTCGGTCGCAGTCATTGACAACCTAGAACCTGCCAACAAACAAAGGCGTTGATAGATCGTCTCAGGTGGCGTCATCGCATGAAAACGGCTCTGCAAG of Lentimonas sp. CC4 contains these proteins:
- the corA gene encoding magnesium/cobalt transporter CorA codes for the protein MNPAPDSSNTNKKRSTGAKKKRSAVGSAIRALGRGLSHAGKAIHTKPVRPTPGGSPGIEQYLHNDTKEVPFKITTVDYGRDFHDARSDVSLEQALNSPRKEGQRVRWINIDGLNPHVIDVVCKHFGVHTLVAEDTLSIHMRPKIEVFKDYLQIVARQHYHKQNELKNEQVSIFLFKDTLLSFQEHAGDVFDPIRKRLMNHDSRFRSNQADYLCYALLDSIVDHLFPIQESYTNDLEELEDRILEAPTAECQQSLFSMKHDLSRQRRALWALREVIDGLYRTESPLIGHDLKPFLRDVQDHTIQLIDLISNARDTAASLGDLYQTSVSNKMNEIMKVLTLMSSFFIPMTFLAGVYGMNFKYIPELDWKYSYATFWLICLISCTSLLIFFRRKGWIGQRR